GACGCACCTGCATTTTGGATAGCGGCAATATCCTGGAAAAAGGTGGCGTAGGCTTTTCCCATGTCCGTGGCGATCAAATGCCACCCTCTGCTTCCCATCACCGCCCTGAAGTAGCAGGACGAAGCTTTGAGGCCATGGGGGTCTCTTTGGTTTTTCACCCAAACAATCCCAATGTACCCACTACGCATATGAATGTGCGCTGTTTTATTGCACAAGCGGAGAATAAAGAACCAGTATGGTGGTTTGGTGGTGGCTTTGATTTAACTCCCTATTACGGCGTAGACGAAGACTGTCGACATTTTCATCAGACGGCTAAAAATGCCTTAGATCCATTTGGCGATGAGTTATATCCGCGCTTTAAGCAGTGGTGCGATGAATATTTTTATTTAAAACATCGCGAAGAACCTCGGGGCATTGGAGGTGTGTTCTTTGATGACTTTAATGAGCTGGGCTTTGAAAAAAGTTTTGCGATGACACGTGCTGTAGGTGATGCTTTTATTGACGCTTACCTGCCAATCGTTCAGCGACGCCATCAAGACTCATTTACATCAGAGCAAAAATCTTTTCAGGAATATCGCCGCGGTCGCTACGTAGAATACAACCTCATCTTTGACCGTGGCACCATCTTTGGCCTGCATTCTGGTGGACGTACAGAATCGATCTTGATGTCTATGCCCCCTGTAGTTCAATGGAGATACAACTGGCAACCCGAACCTGGGACACCAGAAGCCAAGCTCTATGACTACTATCTCAAACCCCGCGATTGGTTAGCTTGAGTACGCGTCAGAAAATTGGCATCTTGGGCGGCACCTTTGATCCGCCACACATCGGTCACCTCAAGCTAGCCAGCCACTTTGCCAAACTACTTCGCCTAGATGCAATATTATTCATTCCGAGTGGCGAACCCTGGCAAAAAGGGACGGACATTACTCCTGCCAATATTCGCCTCCAACTTACCGAGGCAGCTGGAATTGATTTAGCAAGGGTGTTTTTATATCTGAAGATCCCAACCCAAGTAGGGATTGATCGAATTGAAATTGACCGTGCTGGTCCAAGTTACGCGATTGACACAGTTAAAGCACTACGCGATCGCTTTGGGCCAGAAGCAAGCCTGATTTGGTTAATGGGCGCCGACTCACTCACCATGCTCCCAACTTGGAAATCATGGCAAGACCTCATTAATATCGTCAATTTTGCAGTAGCGAGCCGCCCAAACTATCATCTGCAGCCAAACACATCATCCGAGCTTTCTCAGTTTCTACAAAAACACCAAACTCTGGACTCTGCAGCTCTTGATAATAGCCCATCTGGCCTCATTTACATTGATGAAGGCCTCACTGTAGATCTTTCTTCTACAACCTTGCGCAATAAACTCAAAACCCCCGCTCGGAATGTAATTGCGGCAGAGCAAATCCCTTCCCACACCCTGCAAATCATCACAGATCTGAGCTTGTATCAGCAATCAAGCTAAGATCACCCTTAAAACCAGAAAATATCAGCAAAGACACTATGGACTTACGTAAATTACAACGCGTCATTATTGACGCTCTTGAGGATGTGAAAGCGCAAGATATTCGCGTATATGACACCACCAAATTAAGCGAACTATTCGATCGCGTCATCATTGCTACAGGTTCAAGCAATCGCCAAACACGTTCATTGGCAATGTCCGTTAAAGAAGAAGTCAATGCCAAAGGTGGAGAGGTGATTTCGATTGAAGGTCTTGAGACTGGCGAGTGGGTATTGGTCGATTGCGGCGATATTGTGGTACACATTCTGCAACCCATGTTGCGTTCCTACTACCAGCTTGAAGGCATGTGGGGAGCCAAACCAGTGCGTGTGAAGTTGGCTGCTAGCAAAGGCTTGGTGAAAGCTAGCGAATCCGACGACGAAGAGTAGTACTCTTTCGCCGATTTAAGACATGCGCTTAACGATTGTTTCAGTTGGCCACAAAATGCCGGACTGGGTTGCTACTGCAACTCACGATTACATTAAACGCATGCCCAGTGATTGCAGCATTGAGATCAAAGAGATTAAGCCCGACCTCACTCCGGCAAAAGAAGCAATCAAAATAGCTGCCGCCATTCCTAAAGTCTCACGCGTCATTGCGCTAGATGAGCGGGGGAAAGATCAAACCACGCAGAATTTAGCGACCCAATTAGCGGCTTGGCGACAAGAGGGCTTTGATATCACCTTTCTCATTGGTGGCGCTGATGGCTTGGATCCTAGCCTAAAGAGTGATGCTCAAGCGATGTGGCGACTATCTAGCCTCACCTTACCTCATGCAATGGCTAGAGTACTGCTCGTTGAGCAACTGTATCGAGCCTGGACTATTCTTCAAGGGCATCCATATCATCGCGAGTAATTCTATGAATCCATTTATTTATCTCGCCTCCCAAAGTCCTCGGCGCCAAGATCTCTTAAAACAAATTGGTGTTCATTTTGAGTTGCTTCAACCGCAAATAGGCGAAGACACTGAAAGTATTGAAATTGCATTGCCACAAGAAAAAGCTAGGGTTTATGTAGAACGAGTTACTTTGGCAAAAAGTGCTATGGCACTTACCCGCTGGGAAAAAAGTGGTTTGCCTTGGGCGCCCATCTTGTGTGCAGATACCACCGTAAGCCTACCGAATGGCATTGGAGGTGAAATTCTCGGCAAACCCACTGATGCTGCGGATGCTACCCGCATACTAGAAATGCTTAGCGATAAAACGCATGAAGTTCTCACTGCTGTTGCGGTGAGAATAGACCCAGAGATGGCCCCCTCTGTATGGTACAAATTTCAAAAGTCCAATTTGCCAAACTCACCGCCAAGCAAATTGAAGACTACATTACTAGCGGTGAACCCTTCGGCAAGGCGGGAGCTTACGGCATCCAAGGACGAGCCAGTACCTTCATTCCCTCGATCCAAGGTAGCTATAGCGGTATCATGGGTCTACCCCTTTATGAAACCACCCATTTATTGAGCCGCGCTCAAGTGATTCGTATATGAATGAAGAAATTCTGATCAACATTACCCCTCAAGAAACGCGGGTTGCACTCATCCAGCAGGGAGCAGTTCAAGAGCTTCAGATCGAACGAACCCGTCAACGGGGCATTGTGGGTAATATTTATTTAGCCAAGGTAGTACGAGTATTGCCTGGTATGCAGTCTGCTTTTATTGAAATTGGTCTTGAGCGAACAGCTTTCATGCATGTAGCGGATATTACCCAAAGCAATCCTCAGCCTCAAATTGAGAAAATACTTTTTGAAGGTCAAACGCTTCTAGTTCAAGTGTTAAAAGATCCGTTGGGCACTAAAGGCGCTCGCTTGACTACACAACTCAGTATTGCAGGTCGTAATTTAGTATATCTACCACCTGCAGGCTCAGACGCGGCCACTGAAAAATATATTGGCGTCTCTCAACGCATTGATCAATTAGAAGAGCGTGAAGCCATTAAGAATCGTCTTGCAGGACTGATGGCTGAGGACGAGAAAGGTGGCATCATCGTCCGCACTAGCGCACAAGATGCATCTGATACCGAATTACAAAACGATATGCGCTATTTGCGCACTACCTGGGAGAACATTCGGGAAGCTGTTAAGCACAAGGCTGCCCCTAGCTTGCTCTATCAAGACCTGAGCTTAGCCGAACGAGTGCTACGAGATGTTGCTGGTGAAGAGACTACCCAAATTCGAGTAGACTCCGCTGAGAACTTTGAAAAGCTCAATAGCTTTGCAGCTTTATACATGCCAAACTTGCTTGGCAAACTAACCTTACACCGGGGCGAGCGCGCCCTCTTTGACCTATTTGATGTTGATGCAAAAATTAATAAAGCTCTAGGTCGACGAGTTGATTTGAAATCTGGTGGCTATCTGATGATCGACCAGACTGAATCCATGACCACAATTGATGTGAACACTGGCAGCTATGTTGGGGCTCGCAACTTGGATGACACTGTCTTTAAAACCAATCTAGAAGCCGCCCAAGCAATTGCAAGGCAGTTACGCTTGCGCAACCTTGGAGGCATCATCATCATTGACTTTATAGACATGGTTGGAAAAGATCATCAAGAGTCCGTTTTGTTTGAACTTAAACGCAACCTTGAGCGTGATCATGCCCGCACTTCTGTGAGCGAATTTTCAGCCTTGGGCTTAGTAGAAATGACGCGTAAGCGGACGCGTGAGTCACTCGCCCACATTACCTGTGAGCCTTGCGCCACATGTCTAGGTAAGGGGGAAGTCAAAACTGCTCAGACCATATGTTATGAAATTTTGCGAGAGATTGTACGCGAGCACCGGCAATTTAATCCACGGGAATTTCGGATTGTAGCTGCGCCTGATGTGATTGATCTTTTCTTAGAAGAGGAGAATCAATTCTTGGCACAGCTAGGTGATTTCATTGGAAAACCAATCACCCTTCAGGCTGAGGGTAGCTTCCGACAAGAGCAATACGATATTGTTCTGAGCTAAGGCTAGGCGTTTGAAAACTGTATGCGATGCAAGTTAGCGTACAGACCGTCATGCTTAATCAAGTCAGCGTGTGAACCATTCTCCACTACGCGACCATGCTCAAGAACAATGATCCGATCTGCATGCTCAATCGTCGAGAGGCGATGCGCAATAACTAAAGTCGTTCTACCCATCATCAAGCAATCTAAAGCATCCTGAACTTGACGCTCAGACTCAGAATCCAAAGCTGAGGTGGCCTCATCCAAAATCAAAATAGGGGCATTTTTGTATATCGCACGGGCAATCGCCAAACGCTGTCGTTGACCGCCCGATAAGCGGTTGCCGTTATCACCAACCAAAGAGTCAAT
This genomic interval from Polynucleobacter necessarius contains the following:
- the hemF gene encoding oxygen-dependent coproporphyrinogen oxidase, producing the protein MDIAVLKEYFLGLQDRITNAMSALDGKAFIADEWHKPEDSKLKGYGRTCILDSGNILEKGGVGFSHVRGDQMPPSASHHRPEVAGRSFEAMGVSLVFHPNNPNVPTTHMNVRCFIAQAENKEPVWWFGGGFDLTPYYGVDEDCRHFHQTAKNALDPFGDELYPRFKQWCDEYFYLKHREEPRGIGGVFFDDFNELGFEKSFAMTRAVGDAFIDAYLPIVQRRHQDSFTSEQKSFQEYRRGRYVEYNLIFDRGTIFGLHSGGRTESILMSMPPVVQWRYNWQPEPGTPEAKLYDYYLKPRDWLA
- the nadD gene encoding nicotinate (nicotinamide) nucleotide adenylyltransferase, encoding MSTRQKIGILGGTFDPPHIGHLKLASHFAKLLRLDAILFIPSGEPWQKGTDITPANIRLQLTEAAGIDLARVFLYLKIPTQVGIDRIEIDRAGPSYAIDTVKALRDRFGPEASLIWLMGADSLTMLPTWKSWQDLINIVNFAVASRPNYHLQPNTSSELSQFLQKHQTLDSAALDNSPSGLIYIDEGLTVDLSSTTLRNKLKTPARNVIAAEQIPSHTLQIITDLSLYQQSS
- the rlmH gene encoding 23S rRNA (pseudouridine(1915)-N(3))-methyltransferase RlmH; amino-acid sequence: MRLTIVSVGHKMPDWVATATHDYIKRMPSDCSIEIKEIKPDLTPAKEAIKIAAAIPKVSRVIALDERGKDQTTQNLATQLAAWRQEGFDITFLIGGADGLDPSLKSDAQAMWRLSSLTLPHAMARVLLVEQLYRAWTILQGHPYHRE
- the rng gene encoding ribonuclease G, yielding MNEEILINITPQETRVALIQQGAVQELQIERTRQRGIVGNIYLAKVVRVLPGMQSAFIEIGLERTAFMHVADITQSNPQPQIEKILFEGQTLLVQVLKDPLGTKGARLTTQLSIAGRNLVYLPPAGSDAATEKYIGVSQRIDQLEEREAIKNRLAGLMAEDEKGGIIVRTSAQDASDTELQNDMRYLRTTWENIREAVKHKAAPSLLYQDLSLAERVLRDVAGEETTQIRVDSAENFEKLNSFAALYMPNLLGKLTLHRGERALFDLFDVDAKINKALGRRVDLKSGGYLMIDQTESMTTIDVNTGSYVGARNLDDTVFKTNLEAAQAIARQLRLRNLGGIIIIDFIDMVGKDHQESVLFELKRNLERDHARTSVSEFSALGLVEMTRKRTRESLAHITCEPCATCLGKGEVKTAQTICYEILREIVREHRQFNPREFRIVAAPDVIDLFLEEENQFLAQLGDFIGKPITLQAEGSFRQEQYDIVLS